gcagaaatgcatataaaaatagtTGGTCTGTCACATTATTACATAAACCATTACTAATGGGTTACTGAAAGTGACCACAAAGTGACAGTAATATAAGctttatttcctcagaaaaatctCATATTCATGGTCTAGAGTAGAGTCCAGCCTGACTCTCAGACATTTGACTTATAATTGGCCTCTTAATGCATCAGAAGTTGTCAGAGGGAAGACAAGCTCCACCCTCCCCCGGGTCCCTCGGGCCCAGCCCCAGTCAGTGAGCCAGTGAGGTGCGTGCTCGCCCTTCCTAACTACACTCAGATGCACAATCCTTGGTTGGATTCCAGTTTCAGCAATGCCACCAATTTGCTCTGTGACTTGGGTGTTTTAACCACTTTTCCACCAGAGAAAGTAATGATGACTTCAGTTCATGTCACAGGAATGTGGtagggagaaaacaaaacaacgcATGTGTAAGTGCTGCGAACAGCTACAAGTCcaaatacaaatgtaaatattattttcatgggATCCTGAAAGTACTCCACCTTTTGTTTCTAACTCCAAGCATGGGAGAAGgagttctatttccttttatggCTAATTTGAACGAAAGACACAAACCATGGTCTCACTTCAACTTTCCTCTAGTTCATGCATTTGGCTTAAAGAAGCCTTCGGTCAGCAAGCTGCCAGCTCACAGTGCTGAAAGGAAACCCGAACTCCACTCCAAGTCAGGGGTGTGGAGGGGGCGGGAACAGGAAACCTCCTGAAACATCCCTGGTCTCCAAGGGGGAATTCAGCGGGACTGCAGAGGTGAGTATAACACACCATCTGTGACAGACCCCTGTAGTGAACCAGGCTGGGTTTAAAATTAAGCAACAGCAGGCATGGCTTGACTCGACCTAAAGTGAACCTAGGAGAGAATCTCAACTGTTGCAATATAAATTACACAGGTTTTGCCCCAAACATAAGAGTTGACGTGCGAAGGGTCTTCCTACCTCAGGGACTTGTCTCCATGAAATTTCCTCTGCCCGGAAGGTTCTTCTTCACCTTGTCCTTTCTTACACAGCATTttcttggggggaggggtctTTCCAGCTGACACCCCCATTCCACCCCTGTCCAAATCATACCCAGTGTTAAAACTCAGAGGACTCCGAGATTCTGGTTTATAATCATTGTTTGGAATTAGTGATTCATGAATATAACTGCTTAgtgtccatttttctctctccccacccccaataagCCCCCTGAGGACAGGGAACAGTCTAATTTCACAGCATCCCCAGAAGAGAGCAGAGTGCGCATCATGGGCCCgtgttaaacatttattaaatgagtgAGGAAAGAAACACAATCTGAAAAGAACTTGTAAAACAGATGATTTCAGATCACAATTCATTTCTAGGTGGGCACATTTATGGAAATATATGCTATTTGCAATAAAACCTTTAATTTACCTTTGCTCAGGGAGGACATATTGCAAATGAAAGGAAGCCATAAAATGAAGAGGCTAATAAATCAATTTTAACACCAAGTTAGTAGTAGGGAATACGCTGCACACCCCATATGAGGGGTTCTGAGGGACTGGGTGCTTTGTTTACAAGGTCCCAACTGCCCACGTTTAGACATTCTGAAGAAGGGACATGAAAAAAGCAGAGCTATGCTTCCCAATCTTGAAGGCACGAGCCCACATCAGGGGGGACTTCAGAGAGAAATTCCCTCTGGCCCAGGTACCATGTGACAGAACGGGAAGCTACATGAGGAAGCCACGGGGCCTTTTCCAAGCATTAGACAGCTCCCAGAAGCACAGTTTCGTTACATTCGGTTTGCTTTCTTCGGTTCTAAAAAGTTGAGGAGTGTGACTAATTGGGCATTCACTCATATGAGTGTAAATACGTGAGGaagataaaattttcaaaaaacattaTTCAAGCTCTGCAGCAAGATAAACCAGTTAATGTTTCTAGTTTTTATTGAGCTATACTTCAAGGCACCATGTTTTTTGGATAAGTCAGTCCCCATCTCCCTTCCATCTGTTTTTTCtctcatacacacatatttaagcACTATTtgttgccaatttttaaaaataaggttacCTTGTGATCTTCCTTATCTTTCGATTATTCTATGCAACATATAATTAAATTCCATCTTTCTCACTAAATAGCTTGACTTTGTGACTTTCTGGGAGCTAAGTGCACCCCATTTGTGTGTTAAGCAAATATAAAGAATAAGAATGCTGAGTAATGAAGATCATGTCTTTTCTGGGGCTTTTAAAGctataaggtttcttttccttccttcaaaaGAGTGTACGCAATAAGTTAcgctgcaaataaaaatgaattaagtgaGACTGggagatcagagaagaaataaagaggcGCCACTTTCTGTTGCGGGCCTTTAATGGATGATGCTTTGGGGCTAtcagtttggaaagaaaaaaatcaaataaaaatccaTTCCATACTTATTTTGAAGACCGcatccttttctctgttttcatatgTAACTCTGCcaaggttttattttatgtaagatCTATGTTCATCATATGTCCTAACATTCCACAAATTCTAATCCTTAAAGGCAGAGagaaattaaacaatttaaatgcTGTTTagtaatttcaaaataacaataaGTAGGGCATTTTCTCCTAGGTATCATCCACCCTACAACTCCCCCTGTATTTCGCCATTGCTCCTACTACTACTAGCAGAAATCTGAACGGGTCACATAATAAAGGTCCAAAGAGGTATTCATATATTTTCAACTTTATCCTTAAAGCCGATCTCAGGCTGTGAACTGCATTCATCCTTGGAATTGTTTGAAACTcatgaattttatttctcctttgggAAAGTAAGAACAAGTCAGGATCAGAGAGCAAAGCGCCGTTTGTCCCTCCCTGTGGAGTCTCTCCTGGACTCCAGTTAGTAGCAGCCGGGAGAGCAACGCTGGGTTTACTCCATGTTAGGGACAGAAAAATCCTTTCTCCCTATGATGATGAGCATCTAGCAGAGCTCCTTCAATAGAAAATGTTCAGTGTAAATTTAGCAAAAGGATGAGTGCACGAAAAAATAACACCACTTTCATTGTTTTGAAATGAATCACTCCCATCCTGTTATCTTACTACAGTTTGAAACCTCGTGTTAATCAGGCATTGCACAGTAAGTTTCAAGCCTCCCTACGGAGAAATGGACCATGGCACAGAAATGTGGCTTTGGGAGCTCAGAAAGCAGGATCTGTGCTCACTGGCTGAGCTCCCCATGGAGTCCGAACAATATCTTGTTCGAGATATTTAAGAGCTTCTCCATGAAGAGAACGGATTGTTTTTGGGTGTGAGGCAAAGTAAGGTTCCCAgcaacagaaatgttttaaatgttttcatttaggCACGGCAATGACCTGTGTAAATCAAACCACCACCCCTAACCTTGATCCTTAAGACCATTAGAGAGATACAGTGTGACTTACTCTAAGAGAAATCTTTGCTTTTATCGGACCTACAGTTGAATCTTGTGcctatatttttcctttgctttttttttctctcagtgacTGGAATTTCCCATTTGGTTTCTCTATAGGGGACCTAGTGCCTAAAGGGAATGGAGGAAAGAATAAATTCTAATCCTAAAAAGATTGTCTCAGGCTGCCTGAATAACAGTGTAAGATTCTGGCTGCTCTGTGGCGTGGCTCTAAGGGGCTGCTTAAGGCCACCACCCTGCAGATACGCCTGTGGGTCAGGGACCCGGTAACTGTCATTCCTTCCTTGAGCACTAAGGGGCTTCCTCAGAGAGTGGAGACTTCAAGAAAAGGTACTGGGCCCCACGTGCTCAGTGGCAGGATAGATTCCCTTTAAAGGCAAACTTTGCAAATAAGAATAACCTTGAAAAAGACCCCTCAGACGCAGATCAATGGTCAGGAACGTTGCCAGCCACTTAACATCTCCCCTTTGACATTTCACAAATGTGTTATTTACGCGGGAAAAGAGGCCTCCTTCTACTCCGAGCCAAATCCCTGCTGGGTGCCtccggggttgggggtggggagggggggttgtgggggggtggggttgtCGGTTGAGCCGCTGGGGAAATATGCGCCCACTCTCCTCTCCTTGGTCAACTCGGGTCACCTTGACAGAGGGCTCCCCTACACCTCTGGGAATACTTCTGTGGTACCTGTGACCTGAGCCACCCTGGGGAATTCTCTTATCAGTCCAGGAGGTCTCCTAGGGGTGCCGATTTCCCAGCCCTTTGATCTGCCTGAAAGCAGAACCATCCAGAGGTACGCCCCACCACAACTCCCCTCAAGCTCTGGGAAGGCTTTGGAGCTGCGCTAGTCATTAATGGCCATCAtccatttttaataagaaagatAACAAAAAGGATGGGTAAGCGAATCCCAGTCGCAAGTCAATTTAAATAACATTCCTGGGGAAATCCAATCACTTAAAACTGAGACACCTACGCGAGCAAAAGCCCCCGCCCGTCTGGAGGGAAAGAGAGCGACGGCTGAATTAATCAAGATCTGGGTGCTCCAGGGCTGAGCGCCGAGCGTTAACCGTTCCAGGCCCGGAGGGTGACAAGGGAGGCTTGGAAGAGCGCAGCGGGCCGGGGCCACGATGCCCTCGGCAGCCCCGCGCTGGCTGCCCCTGCTATCTTGGGCGGCTCCGGACGGCCTGCGCGTGGCCCTGGCGGCCGGGAGAGCGGGGTTAAGATCAGAAGCTCAGGAAGCTACTCCGGCTGCGAGGAGCTGCCGCCTCCCGCAGCCTCCGCGCGCCTCCGGCTCCTCCTTCCGCCCAAGCGTGGCCAAGTGAGCACAGCTCCGGCCGCAGGTAGCGGAGGCGCGGAAGGTGGCGCGCGGGACCCGAGCGGAACGCCCAGGGAGGGGCCGACGGACACGCGGACAGACGGATTCCCCAATCCCCAGCCCCGGACCTTAGCGACCATCCGCGCCGGCCATGTGGGGAACTGGGGTCACGGCCGAGGGCCTGTCGGTGGCACCGGCCCCGCCACCACTGCTGccgctgttgctgctgctggcgCTGGCGTTGGTGGCGCCCTCgcggggcggcgggggctgcGCGGAGCTGGCGTGCGGCGAGCGAGAGCGCTGCTGCGACGCGGCCAACGCCACGGCGGTGCGCTGCTGCAAGCTGCCGCTGCATGCCTTTCTCGACAACGTGGGCTGGTTCGTGCGCAAGCTCTCGGGGCTGCTCATCCTGCTCGTACTCTTCGCCATCGGCTACTTCCTGCAGCGCATCATCTGCCCCAGCCCCCGCAGGTACCCGCGCGGGCAAGCGCGGCCTGGGCAGGCGCGTCCCGGCACGCCTGGAGACGCCGGGACGCCGGGAGCCGCCGGGCCGCCCGACGACGACGACGATTCGCCCGCGCTACTGCGGGATGAGGCGGCAGCCGGCTCTCAGGACTCGCTCCTGGACAGTGGCAGTGGTGGTCGGGGCCGGGGAGGCGGCGGGTTCTCGGTCGCCTCCTGCGCCACGGAGCACGAGCTGCGGTTAGTCTCGCCGGCCTTCTTGCAACTGCCCAGCTACGAGGAGGTCAAGTACCTGCCAACCTACGAGGAGTCCATGCGGCTGCAGCAGCTCAGCCCCGGGGAAGTCGTGCTGCCCGTGTCAGTGCTGGGCCGCCCTCGAGGGAGCGGCTCCGGGGAGCCCGACGGCGGCGAGGGCCGCTTCCCGCTCATCTGAGCGCCCGGGACCGCTCGAGGACCACGCGGACACAACTGGGCTGGGGACTGCGGGTGGGACGCCACGTCTGGGATGGCCGTGGCCGCCGACAACCGCCCGAGACCTCGCCTGCCACCTCAACCTCGTCGCCCAATCGCCGGTGCCTGGGTTGGGGTCatgctctccccgcccctcccccctaaGTTTCCCTACGTTCGAGGAAACGTTAGGCACGCGCGGCCGGGCGACCGCAGCGGACGAGCCCGGAGCGCAACTTCGGAGGACGGTCCCCGCCCTCAGACTGGGTTCACTCGTAAGTGCCTGCTTCCCGAATCGGAGAGAACGGCGAGCCCGCCAGTGCGCGGGGAGAAGGGGCGAGGGGGAAGGGGCGCAGTAGGGGGGAGCGGCGACTGCAGACTGCTgcgcctggggctggggaagcagcACGTGGGTTTGACCTAATGCCTCCCTTGAGAACAACTCCCGAAGCCCCTCCGTGTCTTCCTGGCCAAGCGTATTTACCACAGCTGATGGCGCACAGTTTGGTGGGGGATGCTCGTCATGTCCTGTTAGCTGCTGTACCTATTCAAGACTACAGGAATTACGTTTATCCAAGACCGTATTCGTAATAAGGTACAGCTGGACTTTTGATTTTTCAGTAACCGAGGAgatatttatatttgtcttttatttttgtattttgaccATGTATTGAACGTATCAGGAGGGTATTTCTGCAGTTAACGACAAGATTGTTGTCTCACCACCCTTTGTATGCCTTAACGGCCCGGAAATTGCCCACACTGTcgtttttgtttaataaaatattggaccttatttcacttacaatgGGGGGGGGAAAAGAGGCGTGATCGAACGAGAAAGCATGTGACTAAACCATGAAGGATATCTTATTTTCactatttgaaaagaataaaattttatttttagtactgtgatataatatataactttttataatAACTGTACATTATGTTGTCTAAGTCTTAATTGTATCATTTACCACAGTTATATGTGACAGTGATCAATGCATATAGGCCATACCATGAAGCATGATGCCATGCATTTTGCCTCCATTTTTCATTTGGGATACATTCACATGATACAAAACATGAAAACTTGTGACTTGTAACTTTTGTTTAAAGCCATAATTGTGCAGTAATGTACTACAAAAGGAATCCGTCAACCTGTCCTAAGAAAGAAGTGTCATTGTATCAGTTCTGCCATTCTATGAAATGTCCTTTAAGCAAATGGTAAGATATTAAAATGCATTATGTTCTTGTACATATGCATATTGTCTATATACAGTATACAGTTGGTATACTATATAGTACAGTTTGTGATTGtcgtgaaaga
The sequence above is a segment of the Phyllostomus discolor isolate MPI-MPIP mPhyDis1 chromosome 2, mPhyDis1.pri.v3, whole genome shotgun sequence genome. Coding sequences within it:
- the C2H3orf80 gene encoding uncharacterized membrane protein C3orf80 homolog, translated to MWGTGVTAEGLSVAPAPPPLLPLLLLLALALVAPSRGGGGCAELACGERERCCDAANATAVRCCKLPLHAFLDNVGWFVRKLSGLLILLVLFAIGYFLQRIICPSPRRYPRGQARPGQARPGTPGDAGTPGAAGPPDDDDDSPALLRDEAAAGSQDSLLDSGSGGRGRGGGGFSVASCATEHELRLVSPAFLQLPSYEEVKYLPTYEESMRLQQLSPGEVVLPVSVLGRPRGSGSGEPDGGEGRFPLI